One Dehalococcoidia bacterium genomic region harbors:
- a CDS encoding Rrf2 family transcriptional regulator, which translates to MRIPMKVDYGVRALIELAQNIESGKLVRTAEIAERQGIPEPYLDQVLTTLNKFGFIRSRRGPQGGHVLARPSFEITLDEVVATLEGRTPPLECFDDSSCCAVSDDCAQRDIWRDVEEAINAVLTTTSIGELAFRQKKKVVQPLNFVNY; encoded by the coding sequence ATGCGAATTCCTATGAAAGTGGACTATGGGGTAAGGGCATTAATTGAACTTGCTCAGAATATAGAATCAGGAAAGCTTGTGCGAACTGCAGAAATTGCAGAGAGGCAAGGAATACCTGAACCGTACCTTGACCAAGTACTCACTACGCTAAATAAATTTGGTTTTATTCGCAGCCGGCGAGGCCCTCAAGGAGGGCATGTTCTTGCGCGACCTTCTTTTGAAATCACGCTGGATGAAGTGGTGGCCACCCTCGAAGGAAGAACACCGCCATTAGAATGCTTTGATGATTCTTCGTGTTGTGCTGTTTCAGATGACTGCGCACAAAGAGATATATGGCGCGACGTTGAAGAGGCTATCAACGCAGTTCTAACGACCACTTCGATTGGCGAGCTTGCGTTTCGGCAAAAGAAGAAGGTAGTTCAACCGCTTAATTTTGTTAATTATTAA